The Elaeis guineensis isolate ETL-2024a chromosome 12, EG11, whole genome shotgun sequence sequence CCGCACTTCGAATTTGCCTTTGACTTGTCCcacaatcagctgggagtcggagaagactctgaggctgtcgatctcgagctccttcaccactctcaagccagcgaaaagcacttcatactcggcttgattattgaaagctttgaagttgaatcggagggcatactcggtaactactccctctgagttggtgagcaggaatccgGCCCCACTCccttgagcattggaagctccgtctatgtgtaacacccaggttgaccCGGGGTTATATTCACAGgtcgcagcttctttggagctcctATCTTCCGACATTTgatcggttgtcgggcattctgcgatgaagtcggccaggatctgggctttcagagcaggtcgcggtcggtactggatgtcgaactcgcttAGCTTCACCGTCTATTTTGCCAgtcatcctgatgtgtcggggcgatggaggattgccctcaggggctggtcggtgaggaccacgatggcatgcgcttgaaaatacggacggagtcgttgcatggatatgaccaaggcaaatatcatcttctccgtcCTTGAGTACCGAGTTTCGGCTtcgtggagtactttgctggtataatatatgggttggtgagttcggctctcattttttcggacgagtaccgaactaaccgcctctggggcggtagccaaataaaggtacaatgtctctccgacctCTGGCTTTACAAGCAGAGGTGGAGAAGTTAGatatttcttcaaatcttcaaaggCTTGCCGGTACTtattcggccaagagaagtcctttgtcTGCTTCAGGGTTTTAAAGAACGGAAGGCATCTCTCagtcgatcgagagatgaatcgactgagcgcgatgatccttccattgagctgcTGTACTTCCTTTTTAGTATTCGGGTGCTGCATGTCGataatcgcctttatcttcttggGGTTGGCCTCAATTCTGCATTGAGAAATGAAGAACCCGAGGAACTTTCCCGAAGttaccccgaaggcgcacttagtcagatttagcttcatccgatatCGCCAAAGAGTGCGAAAGATTTCTTCCAAGTCTTAGACATGATCTGAAGCctgtgcgctcttcaccagcatgtcatccacgtacacctccatgttgcgcccgatttgagctttgaagatcttattgacgaggcgctggtaggtggctccggtATTCTTCAGATCGAAAGGCATcactctgtaacagtaaaggcccttggcggtcacgaaggctgTATGCTCTTCGTCCTCGGACGCCATTCAGATCTGGTTAtatccgacgaaggcatccatgaagctgagcagtcgatgatcgGATGTCGCATCcatcagttggtcgatcttcggtAGTGGGAAGCTATCTTTCGGGCAAGCtcaattcaagtcggtgtagtcgatacggatcctccatttttcgttggctttctttaccatgacgacattggtgagccagtcggaatatgtggtttctctgatgaagtccgCCTCAAGTAGCTTGtctacttcctcgtcgatggccttctgtctttcgggggTGAAAGAtcatttcttctgtctcaccggtcTCATGTcaggggcgatgttgagtcggtgagtcattatttTCGGAGGTATGCCGGGCATATCCACTGTCGACCAagtgaatatgtcggcgttggccttcaATAGCTCTATCAGCTACTGTCGCTTCGGGTCGGACAACTGCGATCCGACCCAGACGACCTGTTCAGGATTCTTTGTCATCGGGATGAAAATTagctgttcagccggttcaccccgttcctcctcttcccgttggtccagcttgtcgaccggcagggagtccttcgatttattattttgagttgagatttggaagcatcgtcgagcgagctgttgatccccgcataTTTCTCTAGCTCCATTTTTAGTTGAAAACCAGACCAGCAAgtgatatgtcgagactatcgctctgagggCATTTAATCCGAGTCTTCCAAATATgatgttgtaggccgaaggtacttggacgaccgtgAAGGTCATGTAgatggtgctttgtcgtggttcggccccagctgtcacggaaagagtaatttctccttccactacgACGGcctctccggcgaaacccactaGGGGTGTAaagactctcttgagtcggtcggttgacagtcgcattcggaagaaggtcgagtaaaataaaatattagtcaagctttcattatcaacaagaatcttttttacatcataattcgctattgtcgccgagacaacaacagcgtcataaTGAGGAGTTTGGATTTTCtgagcatcttcatctgtaaagatgattaCATCATCCTAGCGCAGCCTCTTCGTCGACTCCCCTTCAACAGTCGTTCCTCGGTCCAGttgtctggagatcatgttgatgactccagcagtaGGCTGATTATTcactgcctcttcagtcggttggggttgtCGGTCGGGAAGGGGCCGAGCCGGTGGATCCCTTCGATACTTTCTGAGATATCCTCATCGTACGAGgacctctatttcatccttgagttggatgcattgctcggtgttgtgaccgtggccccgatggaatcgacagtattttctctgatcgaggccctttgccttcagaggcggaggccgtcgcagatattctgctccttcgatctccatcaggatctgcgcacgaggagcagagagaggggtgtaagagtcatacctgcgatgcgtcggtctcggactccaccGTCAGGGCAAtctcggactccgtcgtcggaGCTAGACCTGTTTATCAGTCGGGGGTCTGTTGGGTTCAGCAGGAGTCCGATttttcttctgcttctccttctggtccgtgccctcggtcaggcaccggtcggaagctccttcgtccgtgtgcatgtatttgtatgcgcgctccagcaattcgacatacgtccggaggagggtcttatccaaggaatatgtgaatcgggacccccttagccccctcttcatggccgagatagccatatcttcgttgaggtcccggacctcaagtgtggccgcattgaatcgggccacaaagtgtcggagtgtctcattttctccctgcttgagggagaaaagactgttcgAGGTTCGtgacggcttccgactggtgctgaaatgggccacgaaagaatgctcgagctgtccgaaggagtggatacatcCTGAacggaggtcggagtaccaggccctggcagctttacggAGTGTGAcggagaagccgatgcaaaggagggcatcggttgccccttgaattgtcatgagagccttgtagatCTCCAGATGGTCCATtagatcggtggagccgtcgtaaggctccacatgaggcatcttgaaccgactagagaTCGATTCATCGAGGATAAAtcgagagagagattgggtggtccgaaagtcgacgtcgtttgaagacttctgaccatccactTGGAGCTGGGCaaggtcgatttcttcgaacttacgtttgtagtcgtccaaccgtcggtgttgagaaaccccaGGGGTCGAGCTTCCTAACGAATTTGAGAGTGAggcgaacggtgtccgcggccgcttctccttcctcgctcgctccaacTGGAAAGGAGAAGGATGTCGAGATCGGTGGGTGTCGTGTCATGGCCGCCTCCCTccttctcgatgggagtgctgagacggctgctcttgaggaggagacggaagtTGATGCGGGCATCGGcagctgcttctggacggcatagggtgcACCGTCGGTCATTCCGCCGGCAGTTGCGGCAACTGAGTTGGTTgttgttggagatttttgaccgcgtttgtcagaacggtcatttgccacacgatcgtcgcgatctgtgcctccgtggtcaccttCGGGTGCGGAGAGCTGAGTTCCGCTATGGAGGGTAAAGGAGGGCcctcttcccgacggaaagagtgcctcgccgatccggtagcTCTCAATCGCTGAGCCCTGATTTTTATCATCTTGAGAGATTTTTTAAGCTCTATGGGGCTCGCTGTCTTACCTCTGTCGAACCTCCCTTCCTGGCGcgtcaaatctgttgcggccaatcccctcgtcacccgatcgtcggggtcgcgcacctgcaagaaaagtcctcactgaccggagatgcctccggtagagaccctccgacggtcaagtcagagaggagactaggcaacagtagaaaatcaGGGGGTTCaacgggagagagagagagagcttgagaGCTTTTCGAGAGCTTAAGAATGCTTGAGAGGGCTCACCAAAACTGTTgtcttaccccgttttatagtagaatgcggtatggtcccgccattaatggtgcagacaactggagagttgtcaaatcgtcgggggctaTCAAATCAGCATGAGTTGTCAGGTCGTCAGAATTAATCCATgttcttggcaggacaatgccccaggacaGTCGCACAGCatatccttgacaggacaacagcccaGAGCGGTTGTACGGCGTTTAAACGgattggccgactatatgtcggtattcggctgtcgtgacgtcgggtgatgactcgaaaacaccgtcggctgatttggtgccttgtgaaagtcggatgtcggctgccacctccgacagtgagtcggtgatatggattCGACCGTCCGAtcggttggaaacagtattgaTCTGTTTAGCCAGTAtatcttcggtcggatattgtcggcagtcattgtcggtagtcattgtcggagtcgtctgtccgtcAGGTGGATAGAGTCGGATGTCGGTCGGATCAATCTGAAAATAAATTGATGTATAGAGAACGATCGATATATCCCAACAATCTGCAAGAAATTAGACAAGCAAAGAGAGATCCAACTCTTTTAAGAAAATGATCTATCATAGATGTGGccgctaagattttattacattctAAAATGAGCTGTAAATTTCAACCAAGCAAAGTTAAAACATAAATCGGGTAAGTGCCATCCCGCGGAGCCAGAAATTCCTTCACTCGGAAGGTGAAAGTTGCTGGAGGTTAGAATTAAATGCTTTGCAGCAAGTAGTCATCTCATCTCTATGAGCCACAGGATTCAAAGGCCCTGGCCCCTAtcagtaacaaaaaaaaaaaaagaaaagaaaggcccTGCTCACGTTTCCTCAGTTTGCTTACCGGACCCAAGGTTTGACAGTGGCAGGCAGCTGTCATAAGAACGAATCCATGactctcttttcttccttcatgACTTATTTACAGAATCCGAAGATGAGAACGGCAAGTAGGCGCATGGAGGTGCATTTATATTCACCTACTCCCTTTAAATCTTCCTAATTCCTTTTAAGCTAAGCTATGGAGGATAGGTTGCCTCAGTCGTCGGCTGCCAACCTCTGCCATCATGTTCATGCCATACGGTCTTTCTGAAACTGTTACATTAATTGCTATGACAGCAGTGAACTTTTTGTGAGAAAGGAGTGTTTTTCCTTTCATCGGGGTTTTGGTTACCGTCATTGTCTGGACGGTGCGATGGGATGGCGCATGGCATGGCATGTATCCAAAGTAAATCCGGCTTTATCCCAGCGGTCCGCAAACCATGTCAAATCAGAAAATTTATTTGCCCATCTGTCATGTCATATACTTTTTTTTGGGTAACATGTCATGTCATATTACTTTTACTGGAAAGGAATAGTGCGACATTTGTTTTTTTTGGGTAAATTGCGACATTGGTTTCCAAAATAACACTCTTTGGATTCTGGTTGTACAAAGTTTTTCACCATGAACTCCCTTGTTTTGTGCCGCGCATGCATGGTGGTTACGAAGAAGATACTGATCATACTTGATCTCGGCCGGTGTTCGACTGTGTTTAAGCAGCGTTAGGCTATGATAGAACTTCTCTCCCGTCGTGTCGAGCCGTGAAGAACCTGCTAACTCCCACGTTCTTTCTTTTGATTTCGAGCGTATAAGCTTGTGCGCGCCGGGAGGGCCCTCCACGGGCATCCAAGTGACACCGCCAGCGCTGGTCTCTTAAGAGAGAGACTCTTGACGGGCTTTGGAAACGGTAGCAGTTTTGGCGTTCGCGAGGTGTTTGGCTTACGAATCAAGATGCGATGCGATTGCCGTCATTTTAAGTGGTTCAGATGCCAAGATAACCCCTTATACATTCCGGGCGAAGAAATGGATGGAATGGCTAAAAGATGACATAAAAGTTTCTATTGGATAATATAATAGCAATAAGAGCGTGCTACCCCCTTCAATACAATTAAGGGGGTATTTAGTTGGATGGAGTTAAGTCCAATTTTTTGActgcaaaaaattttattttaatttttttgttgaaatagaataaaaatgatccaatctatttagaaCTTAAtctctatttttatatttaaatttttatttcgatttcgatttcgatttctgtTACGAACCAAATATTTCGAAAGATTTAACTATTTCAATTCTATTCCATTTCAATTTTCATTCTGATTGTAAACCAAGCACTCTCTAAGAGGGTGTTTGGTTTgtaatcaaaatcagaatgaaaataaGAATCGAAATGGATTGGAATTGGAATCAGAATGGCCAAATCTTTCAAAGCGTTAGGTTCGTAAttgaaatcggaatcagaattgaaatgaaagtttgaatccataaagaagagtagggattgagttctatatagattgagtcatTCCCATTCTATcctgaaatcgaaatcggaatgaaacTCTTCCCAATCAAATGattagaatgggagtcatccattccgattctgaaTTTCAGACCCCTACTCTCCTCAATCAAACACCCCCTAAATGTTATTGGTATAATTAAGACATTGCAAtcccaaagagaagaaaaagaagaaaaaagatggaTGGCCATTAATAGAAGATGGATGgccattgttggtgcaaaaattcacctgcgccggagaagctggagtcgagagagtcgcagtcgccaccgagacctgcaaaaaaagtctaaaccggaggtggggttgctccggcaagaccctccgacactcaagtcagttctctgcttcaacatgaatggagtgctcgaacgaaaattttagcagagttttgggatagaatttttgagcttagagaataacgtatctgggccccctttttataggcgaagggggcaacagactgatagcgatatctgtaaccatctggcagtgggctgtccaggatcagacggagtttgttgcgaagagtagtggagtgggatcgtggccaccatcgggacatgccacgtggagtctgttgtgggtagtggaacggcatccgttgtcgtgacttgtcagggggtggaggaatcgtgcggtatccgtcgcagggagtggagcagaatcatggtcattatggcgatctaccagggagtgatggagctgcacggaatccgtcgcaggaagtggagcagtgtcgtgaccgttactgcgacctgccagggagtgatggagccgcacggaatctgttgcaggaggtggagcagagtcgtggctgttgctgcggcctgtcaggaggtccaggcctgtcggccgaagttcggctggagtgtctggcggagagaggtggctagctacccgtctgagaggagctcagagtccggctcccgtaggagtccggatgaagtttaccagcggtcgaagtcggagacgaagcccggctctcgtaggagtccgggcggagtcttcccgtagccggagtcggagacgagatctggctcccgtaggagtccgaacggagtcttcttgcggttgaagtcggggacaaagtccggctcccgtaggagtccagataaagtccacctgcaattaaagtcagggacgaagtccggatgaagtttaccagcggtcgaagtcagggacgaagcccggctcccgtaggagtccgggcggagtctccccgtagctggagtcggagatgagatctggctcccgtaggagtccggacggagtcttcttgcggttgaagtcggggacgaagtccggctcccgtaggagtccggacgcagttcacctgcaattaaagtcaggggcgaagtccggctcccgtaggagcccggatgaagtttaccagcggtcgaagtcggggatgaagtccggctcccgtaggagtccgggcggagtcttcccgtagccggagtcggagacgagatctggctcccgtaggagcccggatggagtcttcttgcggttgaagtcggagacgaagtccggctcccgtaggagtccggacgcagttcacctgcaattaaagtcaggggcgaagtccggctcccgtaggagtccggatgaagtttaccagcggtcgaagtcggagacgaagcccggctcccgtaggagtccggatgaagtttaccagcggtcgaagtcggggacgaagcccggctcccgtaggagtccgggcggagtcttcccgtagccggagtcggagatgagatctggctcccgtaggagcccggacgaagtcttcttgcggttgaagtcggggacgaagtctggctcccgtaggagtccggacacagttcacctgcaattaaagtcaggggcgaagtccggctcctgtaggagtccgaatgaagtttaccagcggtcgaagtcggggatgaagcccggctcccgtacgagtccgggcggagtcttcccgtagccggagtcagagacgagatctggctcccgtaggagtccggacggagtcttcttgcggttgaagttggggatggagtccggctcccgtaggagtccggacgcagttcacttgcaattgacgtcgggggcgaagtccggctcccgtaggagtccgggcggagttcacctgcaattaaagtcaggggcgaagtccggctcccgtaggagtccggatgaagtttaccagcggtcgaagtcggggacgaagtccggctcccgtaggagtccggacgaagtcttcccgtagccagagtcggagacaagatttggctcccgtaggagtccggacggagttttcttgcggttgaagtcggggaggaagtccggctcccgtaggagtccggacgcagttcacctgcaattaaagtcaggggcgaagtccggctcccgtaggagtccggatgaagtttaccaacggtcgaagtcggggatgaagcccagctcccgtaggagttcgggcggagtcttcccgtagccagagtcggagacgagatctggctcctgtaggagtccggacagagtcttcttgcggttgaagtcagggacgaagtccggctcccgtaggagtccggacgcagttcacctgcaattaaagtcaggggcgaaatccggctcccgtaggagtccggagagagtctagaagatggtcgatcaccatgaaaatttgggtggagtccgtccgtcgtgaagaattcggtcgacgctggtgggggcttatccgtcagcaaaatttgggagtgttgcgggggcTCGACCGTCCAGGAGatttgaagagacgtcgtcggaggtcgaaagtcggttGGATCTCCGGAggatcactcccatcacgaatttcggctggggggtattttatacccaacacccatCAAATAAAATACTTTTATGTATCATGTATCATGCATCTTATTTGATGATCATTTCTCTTTTAGGCATAGACATCAAAGTTCTGATAATACATTGCAAGAATCCTATATAGTGCATCTTGTTTGATGATCATTCCTCTTTTAGGGGTAGGCATCAAGCACTGATTATGTGGTGCAAACGATGCATGATAAGAATCCTAAATCATATTAGAGGGCTTTAATTACGTGCGAATAtattatcaaagaaaaaaaattatgtgcaaACAAATCCCGAATAATTCTTAATTTTATCATTTGGTATTGCGGTATTTAAGTTGCCATGTATAAATATTAATACCTCCACATTTTTACGTTGAAGTCAATGTTCATGTATGGCAACAAAGTCCATATACCAAGCATTGCCAAATCAGTATTTATTAGATGGATCCAAATTTCAGTGCACGTGATGGATGGCTCAAACTATTTTCCTTTTAAGCCGTGCTTggttcattgaaaaatttttttctcatgaaaatatctttttgagATGTtggttcttaaaaaaatattttttttataattgcttgatcaataaaaattgaaaataatttatgtttgatttaatatttattttttaaaaaattatataaaatatttattatgtgcttaataaaaaaaatgatgttttttcattctacctaaaagatatttttgagaaaaaaattaatttagtttcaaatcaataaaaattagaCCTTCTCATGTCTTAGATTTTTTTAGATGTGAAAATcttattttcatgattttttttttacatttttttaaaaaaaaaatttcgttggcCATATTTCCCTCTCTCCTCTTCCCGTGAAATAAATGAGTACTTAGCAATGGCATTTTACGTAAACCATCTCACACGCGCGGGCGCACGCGCGTAGACGGACCGGCGCGTTATTGTACTCCAGAGTCCAGACGGAAGAAATTCGGCCTCCATTACTCAAAAAGAGCTCATCAAGACGAAACACCAATAAATACTACTCAGAAAGTTAGCGCCAATCCGAGGGCAAAGGCATAGGAGAAAGCAAGAAGAAGAATGGCCTCCCAACCAGGCCCCCTCACTCAATGGCCATGGCAGAAGCTAGGAAACTTCAAGGTATTCTGCAATGTATCTTTAACTAATTATATGACTTGACTTCTCCACCTTCTCCCTCTTCCACCACCCTACTTCTTTTCTACACTGCGTTGGATACTGATCATAGCTTCCCCTTCCTACTGTTTCTCTCTGCTTCGTGTGATGGAAGTACGTACTACTAGCTCCGTGGGTGGCACATAGCATGCACAAGTTCATGGCGGCCAGTGGGGAGAAGAGGGATATGATTAACTTTCTCATCTTCCCCATTCTACTGCTAAGGCTGCTCTACTCTCAGCTGTGGATCACCTTCTCCCGCTACCAAACAGCAAAAAGCAAGCATAGGATAGTTGACAAAAGCTTGGACTTTGATCAGGTGGACAGAGAAAGGAACTGGTACGAAAAAATAAACACTGCACTCTGTTTCTTGCGTTGCCTCTATgctttaatattatatattttttagtgtTAGAAATGCTATAGAGAGTGATGGAGAACTGGATGGCAGGGACGACCAGATCATTTTGACCGCATTGTTGATGTACATGGGTAACATGGTGGTTCCAGGGGCTTCACATCTGCCCTGGTGGGAGACCAGGGGAGTGGCTATTACCATTCTCCTCCACATGGGCCCTGTGGAGTTCATCTACTATTGGCTTCATAGAGCCTTGCACCACCATTTCCTCTACTCGCGTTACCACTCTCACCATCATGCTTCCATAGTCACCGAGCCCATCACATGTAAgggctgctctctctctctctctctctctctctcagagtcTAATTAAGGAACAAACTTCGCCACATGTTGAAGGCTAATTTATGGAAAGGATAAAATATGAAcgataatctcattttttttgaGTAAAGGGAGGCTAAGGAGAAAAGAGTTCCATTAGCCACAAAGCTTTTATGAATGATAATCTCGTGAAGTTGGGTGATCGGCATTTTTAAACAAGATAGTTGCTCATGCTCATGGaaatggtgtgtgtgtgtgtgttgtagaATATAAAAATTAGCTAATTTAGATGGTAAGAAATGTAAAGTACCGCTGAAAACGGACATGACACAGACCGCTTCTTTGATCGCATTTGTTTGCTACGCTAGTTACAGGACGAAGTTTAACATATCATCTTTGGTCCTCTATATTTaatgttatgatttttctttctaGCTCATCACACGTTCACATGTACTTTATCATGGATTATGAACCTTTAAGTTCTAATGGAATGAGTTGTTTGGTGGTGTCCATAAATGTATTTCTATTCTCTGATAAAGGCTCAAGTTTTGACAATGTGAACTTTTTAATATGGTCTGTCGATCCATTTCTTATTAGTTATCTTTTAATTGAAATGACGTTTATCTGCATGATAATTCTTGCGTGTTCCTTTTTGATGGTGGCAGCTGTTATCCATCCATTTGCTGAAGAGCTGTCCTACTTCGTACTCTTCGCGATTCCTCTGATGACCATGGCATTTACTGGAACGGGGTCCATAGCTGCTGCTGTCGGGTATCTCATGTATATCGATTTCATGAACTACATGGGCCACTGCAATTTTGAGCTAGTCCCCAAATGGCTCTTCAGTATCTTTCCCCCTCTTAAATACCTGATGTATACTCCCTCGTAAGTGTATCATCTCAGCAACGGGactataaaaattagtttcaggCCCAGGACTCTCTGATcacatataaaaatttaatccATAGAGAGAAATGGTGCAAAGGCTTGCTGAGATCTATATACAGGCTCCATGTCTTCATACTAACATTTTAATTATTGAGATGTTGGCTTCTGCAGGTTCCATTCCCTTCACCATACACAGTTTCGAACAAATTACTCGTTGTTCATGCCATTCTACGACTATATATACGGCACCATCGACAAGTCTTCAGATGAACAATACGAAAGATCTCTCAAGGGAAAGGAGGAAAGACCTCATGTCGTTCACCTGACCCACTTGACTCACTTGCAGTCCATCTACCATCTACGCTGCGGCTTCTCCTCATTAGCATCCAAACCGTATGCTACCAAATATTACATGTGGATTCTGTGGCCATTGACATTTGCATCAATGCTGCTGACATGGATTTATGGGACCACCTTCACTGCGGAGAGGAACAGGTTCAAGAGACTCATTGTGGAAACCAGGGTGGTAC is a genomic window containing:
- the LOC105055747 gene encoding very-long-chain aldehyde decarbonylase GL1-6 isoform X1 — its product is MASQPGPLTQWPWQKLGNFKYVLLAPWVAHSMHKFMAASGEKRDMINFLIFPILLLRLLYSQLWITFSRYQTAKSKHRIVDKSLDFDQVDRERNCVRNAIESDGELDGRDDQIILTALLMYMGNMVVPGASHLPWWETRGVAITILLHMGPVEFIYYWLHRALHHHFLYSRYHSHHHASIVTEPITSVIHPFAEELSYFVLFAIPLMTMAFTGTGSIAAAVGYLMYIDFMNYMGHCNFELVPKWLFSIFPPLKYLMYTPSFHSLHHTQFRTNYSLFMPFYDYIYGTIDKSSDEQYERSLKGKEERPHVVHLTHLTHLQSIYHLRCGFSSLASKPYATKYYMWILWPLTFASMLLTWIYGTTFTAERNRFKRLIVETRVVPRYSFQYKSLCERDTINNLIEKAISQSEEEGAKVITLGLLNQGSELNGYGELYLKRNSLLKTKIVDGTSLAVAVVLNSVPKGTKSILLVGKLSKMAYFLSLSLCKRGVQVEMVQKDEYEILKLQLPPELHGRLVFSDSYTSEVWLVGDGVTDQEQLRARKGIRFIPFTQFPPKLVRKDCIYHCTPAMVVPKAYENLHTCENWLPRRVMSAWRVAGIIHALEEWNAHECGDVVTGVEKAWHAALAHGFLPSEDCINWVTC
- the LOC105055747 gene encoding very-long-chain aldehyde decarbonylase GL1-6 isoform X3: MASQPGPLTQWPWQKLGNFKYVLLAPWVAHSMHKFMAASGEKRDMINFLIFPILLLRLLYSQLWITFSRYQTAKSKHRIVDKSLDFDQVDRERNCVRNAIESDGELDGRDDQIILTALLMYMGNMVVPGASHLPWWETRGVAITILLHMGPVEFIYYWLHRALHHHFLYSRYHSHHHASIVTEPITSVIHPFAEELSYFVLFAIPLMTMAFTGTGSIAAAVGFHSLHHTQFRTNYSLFMPFYDYIYGTIDKSSDEQYERSLKGKEERPHVVHLTHLTHLQSIYHLRCGFSSLASKPYATKYYMWILWPLTFASMLLTWIYGTTFTAERNRFKRLIVETRVVPRYSFQYKSLCERDTINNLIEKAISQSEEEGAKVITLGLLNQGSELNGYGELYLKRNSLLKTKIVDGTSLAVAVVLNSVPKGTKSILLVGKLSKMAYFLSLSLCKRGVQVEMVQKDEYEILKLQLPPELHGRLVFSDSYTSEVWLVGDGVTDQEQLRARKGIRFIPFTQFPPKLVRKDCIYHCTPAMVVPKAYENLHTCENWLPRRVMSAWRVAGIIHALEEWNAHECGDVVTGVEKAWHAALAHGFLPSEDCINWVTC
- the LOC105055747 gene encoding very-long-chain aldehyde decarbonylase GL1-6 isoform X4 yields the protein MASQPGPLTQWPWQKLGNFKYVLLAPWVAHSMHKFMAASGEKRDMINFLIFPILLLRLLYSQLWITFSRYQTAKSKHRIVDKSLDFDQVDRERNCVRNAIESDGELDGRDDQIILTALLMYMGNMVVPGASHLPWWETRGVAITILLHMGPVEFIYYWLHRALHHHFLYSRYHSHHHASIVTEPITSVIHPFAEELSYFVLFAIPLMTMAFTGTGSIAAAVGYLMYIDFMNYMGHCNFELVPKWLFSIFPPLKYLMYTPSFHSLHHTQFRTNYSLFMPFYDYIYGTIDKSSDEQYERSLKGKEERPHVVHLTHLTHLQSIYHLRCGFSSLASKPYATKYYMWILWPLTFASMLLTWIYGTTFTAERNRFKRLIVETRVVPRYSFQYKSLCERDTINNLIEKAISQSEEEGAKVITLGLLNQGSELNGYGELYLKRNSLLKTKIVDGTSLAVAVVLNSVPKGTKSILLVGKLSKMAYFLSLSLCKRGVQVEMVQKDEYEILKLQLPPELHGRLVFSDSYTSENWLPRRVMSAWRVAGIIHALEEWNAHECGDVVTGVEKAWHAALAHGFLPSEDCINWVTC
- the LOC105055747 gene encoding very-long-chain aldehyde decarbonylase GL1-6 isoform X2; translation: MASQPGPLTQWPWQKLGNFKYVLLAPWVAHSMHKFMAASGEKRDMINFLIFPILLLRLLYSQLWITFSRYQTAKSKHRIVDKSLDFDQVDRERNWDDQIILTALLMYMGNMVVPGASHLPWWETRGVAITILLHMGPVEFIYYWLHRALHHHFLYSRYHSHHHASIVTEPITSVIHPFAEELSYFVLFAIPLMTMAFTGTGSIAAAVGYLMYIDFMNYMGHCNFELVPKWLFSIFPPLKYLMYTPSFHSLHHTQFRTNYSLFMPFYDYIYGTIDKSSDEQYERSLKGKEERPHVVHLTHLTHLQSIYHLRCGFSSLASKPYATKYYMWILWPLTFASMLLTWIYGTTFTAERNRFKRLIVETRVVPRYSFQYKSLCERDTINNLIEKAISQSEEEGAKVITLGLLNQGSELNGYGELYLKRNSLLKTKIVDGTSLAVAVVLNSVPKGTKSILLVGKLSKMAYFLSLSLCKRGVQVEMVQKDEYEILKLQLPPELHGRLVFSDSYTSEVWLVGDGVTDQEQLRARKGIRFIPFTQFPPKLVRKDCIYHCTPAMVVPKAYENLHTCENWLPRRVMSAWRVAGIIHALEEWNAHECGDVVTGVEKAWHAALAHGFLPSEDCINWVTC